Below is a genomic region from Gemmatimonadota bacterium.
CATCCGTACGGTACGCCCATGCAAGCTAAACCGCCAAACCGCCGAGTAGGTCGCCAAGACCGCCACCGTCCGCCGGGCTCGTCACCCCCAACCCGCCCCGGTTCAGCACGTGGGTATAGATCATCGTCGTCGTCACACTCCGATGCCCGAGCAGCTCCTGCACCGTCCGGATATCCGCCCCGCTCTCGAGGAGATGTGTTGCAAACGAATGTCGCATTGTGTGGCAACTCGCCCGCTTCGTGATCCCGCTCCGCCGAACCGCCGCCGTCATCGCCCGCTGCATCGCCGACTCATGCCAATGATGCCGCACCCAGTGGCCACTGGCTGCGTCCCGGTAGCGCCGACTCGCCGGAAAGAGCCACTGCCACGCCAGGCTCCTCCCAGCCCCCGGGTACTTCCGGTCCAGCGCCTCCGGCAACATGACCCACCCCCCATCCGCCCCCTCGACACAGTCCCCGCGGTGCAGCGCCGCCACCCGCCGAATCTGCTCCCCGATCGCCCCGCGCACCGCCCTCGGCATCACCGTCACCCGATCCTTCGCCCCCTTCCCCCGCCGGATCCGGAACTCCCCACGCTCCAGGTCGAGGTCCTTCACCCGCAACGTCAGGCACTCCGTCAGCCGCATCCCGCTCCCGTACAGCACCACGCCGATCAGCCGAGCCACCCCGTCCAGCTCCGCCAATACCCGCCGCACCTCTTCCTGCGTCAACACCACCGGCAACCGCTCCGGCTGCTTCGCCCTCGGCAACGCCCCCAACGCCTCCAATGGCTGGCGCAACACCTGGCCATACAGAAAGAGCAACGCCGCCAACGCCTGGTTGACGCTGCTCGCCGACAACTGCCGCGCCTCGGGAGATGGCCTAGGAACGCGCGCACCTCCGCCGCCCCAAGCTCCCGGGGATGCCGCAACCGATGAAAGCGGACGTACCGAACGACCCAGGCCAGATAGACCTCCTCGGTCCGGGGCGAGAAGTGCCTCAGGCGCAAATTGGACTGCATGGCACGCAAGAGGGGCGAATTGTGCTGCACAGAGAACTCCGCGATGAGAACGCGGAACCATCGCCACCTACTCGGACGGCCGTCGGCACCCAGAAATGCGATCCGGGACCCCGTTCACCTTTCACTCCGTGCCTGACGGCCACAGTACGGTCTCACTGGTCACCGGTCACCGTTCACTTCTCACCTTTCACGTTTCCGCGCTGTCCATCCTCCGACCGATTGCCTCGTCTCCATCCTGCACCGACATTCGATCCTCCTACCCAGGAGCACTCCATGCTCGTCCAGTTCAACAGCGATCGTCACATCACCGCCACCGCCGCCCTCACCGAACACTCCGAAAGCTCCGTCCGCGGCGCCCTCGGCGCGTTCGCAGATCAGATCACCCGCGTTGAGATTCATGTGAGCGACGAAAACGGCGCCGACAAGCGCGGCCTCAACGACAAGAGCTGCCGGATCGAGGCACGGCTCAGCGGCCGCCCGCCGATCGCCGTGCACGCCGTCGCCGACAGCGTGGCGAAGAGCGTCGATGGCGCCGCCGAGAAGTTGCGTCACGCCATCGCGAGCATCGTCGGGCGCGACAACCAGCACTGACCACCACCAGGAGTCCCGTCGATGTCCAGACCGAAGAAGCCGCGCCGCAAGTTCAGCGATCTGCCCAGGGCGCTGCGCCGCACCGAGCCGTCCGATGATGGCACCACGATGGCGCCGGGTATCCGGCACTCGAAGGGCAGGAGCCACTCCCCGAGGAGATCACCGGCCGCGCCTCCGGCACGCGCGATGACCTCGTCTCCCTCTTCGACAGCACCGATCGCGATCACCTCGCCGACGGCTTCCGCGGCGGCAGCGAAGACGACGATGACACCAAGGATTCCCCCACCTAGCTTCCAGCATGCTCGCCACCACTCCGCGCCATCTGGCAACCGCCCTCCTCCTCGTCGCTGCGCCGCTCACCGCGCAGCACTACGATCCGCTCGCGCTGCCGGCCGCGAAGCTCGCACCACCGATCGACCTCACGATGCGCGACGCCGCGCGGCAACGCGACATCCCGATTCGCGTCTTCCTCCCGGCCACCGCCGCCGCTGCCCCCGTCGTCCTCTTCTCGCACGGACTCGGCGGCTCCCGCGAGAACGCCGCCTACCTCGGCGAACACTGGGCCGCGCGCGGCTACGTCGTCGTCGCGATGCAGCATATCGGCAGCGATGAGTCGGTGTGGAAGGGCGTGCGCCCGGTGCAGGCCATCGCCGCGATGAAGCGGGCAGCATCCGCCGAGAACCTGATGCTCCGCCTCGCCGACGTGCCGGCCGTCATCGATCAGCTCGCGCGCTGGCAGACCACGCGCGGCCACCCACTCGCCGGGCGGCTCGACCTGACGCACGTGGGCATGTCGGGGCATTCGTTCGGCGCCGTCACCACACAGGGCGTCAGCGGCCAGTCGATGCCAGGACGCGGGACGCAGTTCACCGACGCGCGCATCGACGCGGCCTTGATCCTCTCGCCGAGCGCACCTCGTGCCGGGAGCGCCGCGCAGGCGTTCGGGAAGGTCGCGCTGCCGTGGCTGTTGATGACCGGCACGGAAGACACCTCGCCGATCGGCGACATCGACGTGGCCGACCGACTCGCCGTCTATCCCGCCCTCCCGCCCGGATCGAAGTACGAACTCGTCCTCGATGGCGCGCAGCACTCCGCCTTCGGCGATGTACAGGGGATGCGCACCGCCAAGCGGAATCCCAACCACCACCGCGTCATCCTCGGGCTCTCGACGGCGTTCTGGGACGCGTACCTCAAGAACGACACGGCCGCCCGCGCGTGGCTCGACGGCGACGGCCCCCGCACCGTCCTCCAAGCGAAGGACAAATGGCAACACAAACCGTAGGGCGACGCATGCGTCGCCCTTCGTCCGCGGCGTGGTGTGGCTCACCATGATCACGGCATGCGCCTCACCCACCTCGGCCGACACGGTTCCCGTCGACGGAACGATCCTCCGCGGTCCGCTCCAACCAGTCTGCCAGGTCGACCAGTCATGCGACGGGCCGCTGGTCGCCGACTTCACCGTCGTCCGGAATGGCCGCACCGTGCGGAGCTTCCGCACCGACGCCAACGGACACTTCGCCATCGCCCTCGCGCCCGGCAGCTATCAGGTCATCCCTTCGGTGGATGCGCCGATCATGGGCGCGGGTACCGTGTCGCAGCCGCTGACCGTCGTCGCGCCGGAAACGCGCGGGGTGACGTTGCAGTTCGATACTGGGATCAGATGAGGGGTGAGGGGTGGGGGAGCCCATGTCATCCTGAGCGTAGCGGCGGCGTAGCCGACGCGAAGTCGAAGGACCCCTGTCCGGCGCGAAGTGATCGAGGTCCTTCGACTGCGCACCCCTTCGGGGTGCTCCGCTCAGGATGACAACCCCCCTCACCCCTCACCCCTCACCTTCCACACCGTTCACCGTTCACCCATCCACCACCCTACCCTCAAACGTCCCGTCCAACGATCTTCCGCGCACCTTTTTCCTCCGAGTTTCGCAGTCATGGATTTCAGTCTGACCCCCGAGCAGGAACAGATCAAGCAGATGGTCCGCGACTTCGCGGCCACCGAGATCCTCCCGCACGTG
It encodes:
- a CDS encoding HPF/RaiA family ribosome-associated protein; this translates as MLVQFNSDRHITATAALTEHSESSVRGALGAFADQITRVEIHVSDENGADKRGLNDKSCRIEARLSGRPPIAVHAVADSVAKSVDGAAEKLRHAIASIVGRDNQH
- a CDS encoding integron integrase is translated as MVPRSHRGVLCAAQFAPLACHAVQFAPEALLAPDRGGLSGLGRSVRPLSSVAASPGAWGGGGARVPRPSPEARQLSASSVNQALAALLFLYGQVLRQPLEALGALPRAKQPERLPVVLTQEEVRRVLAELDGVARLIGVVLYGSGMRLTECLTLRVKDLDLERGEFRIRRGKGAKDRVTVMPRAVRGAIGEQIRRVAALHRGDCVEGADGGWVMLPEALDRKYPGAGRSLAWQWLFPASRRYRDAASGHWVRHHWHESAMQRAMTAAVRRSGITKRASCHTMRHSFATHLLESGADIRTVQELLGHRSVTTTMIYTHVLNRGGLGVTSPADGGGLGDLLGGLAV
- a CDS encoding dienelactone hydrolase → MLATTPRHLATALLLVAAPLTAQHYDPLALPAAKLAPPIDLTMRDAARQRDIPIRVFLPATAAAAPVVLFSHGLGGSRENAAYLGEHWAARGYVVVAMQHIGSDESVWKGVRPVQAIAAMKRAASAENLMLRLADVPAVIDQLARWQTTRGHPLAGRLDLTHVGMSGHSFGAVTTQGVSGQSMPGRGTQFTDARIDAALILSPSAPRAGSAAQAFGKVALPWLLMTGTEDTSPIGDIDVADRLAVYPALPPGSKYELVLDGAQHSAFGDVQGMRTAKRNPNHHRVILGLSTAFWDAYLKNDTAARAWLDGDGPRTVLQAKDKWQHKP